The following are encoded together in the Theileria orientalis strain Shintoku DNA, chromosome 1, complete genome genome:
- a CDS encoding centrin 3 — translation MNSRKSEVSYTAPSKLSYTQNNRRARFELRSDQMKEITAAFNLLDSSNSGKIDYHELKVAMKALGFDVKKQEVLDLIAKYDKTNTGYLDFENFKEIMVKKFSERDPMDEINRAFALFDEDNKGNIVFKDLKRVSMELGHDLSDEDLRAMIEEFDNDRDGAISKDDFISIMRQTSLY, via the exons ATGAATAGCAGAAAATCAGAAGTGTCATATACCGCTCCATCGAAACTCTCATATACACAAAACAATAGAAGAGCTCGTTTCGAGCTTAGGAGTGACCAGATGAAGGAGATAACAGCAGCGTTTAACTTGCTGGATTCATCGAATTCAGGAAAGATAGATTACCACGAACTGAAA GTGGCGATGAAAGCGCTGGGTTTCGACGTGAAAAAGCAGGAAGTTTTGGATCTAATTGCGAAATACGACAAAACGAACACAGGATACCTGGATTTTGAAAACTTCAAGGAAATAA TGGTGAAAAAATTCTCGGAACGCGACCCAATGGACGAAATAAACAGAGCTTTCGCACTGTTCGACGAAGACAACAAGG GAAACATAGTCTTCAAGGACCTGAAACGCGTGTCAATGGAGTTG GGACATGACCTGTCAGACGAGGACCTGAGAGCAATGATAGAGGAGTTCGACAACGACAGAGACGGAGCAA TTTCAAAGGATGACTTCATCAGCATAATGAGGCAGACGAGCCTGTACTAG